From Apium graveolens cultivar Ventura chromosome 9, ASM990537v1, whole genome shotgun sequence, the proteins below share one genomic window:
- the LOC141682424 gene encoding putative copper-transporting ATPase HMA5 isoform X2 gives MTCSTCSTTVESALQAVPGVLKAQVALATEEAQVQYDPKIVSQSQILDTIEDTGFEAILISSGQDLSRVELKIDGMRSVNSIKIVENSLEALPGVQDIDIDPELQKFSLSYKSNMTGPRNFIKVIESTGSGRYKAKIYPEGEGGRDAHKRQEIKQYFRYFLWSLIFTIPIFLTSMIFMYIPGIKHGLKRKVVNMLEIGALMRWILATPVQFIIGKRFYTGSYKALKHGSANMDVLIALGTNAAYFYSVYLVLRAATSPHFEATDFFETSSMLISFILLGKYLEILAKGKTSEAIAKLMNLAPDTATLLTFDSEGNVANEEEIDSRLIQRNDVIKILPGAKVASDGTVIWGQSHVNESMITGEARPVAKRQGDTVIGGTVNENGVLHIKATHVGSESALAQIVRLVESAQMAKAPVQKFADRISKYFVPTVIALSFCTWLAWFLAGQYKSYPKSWIPSSMDSFQLALQFGISVMVIACPCALGLATPTAVMVGTGVGATQGVLIKGGQALESAHKVNCIVFDKTGTLTMGKPLVVNTKLLKNMVLREFYELIAAAEVNSEHPLAKAIVEYAKKFREDEENPAWPEARDFESITGHGVKAIVRNKEITVGNKSLMLDLNIKIPIDAEEMLAEAEEMAQTGILVSIDGELAGVLAISDPLKPSAREVITILKSMNIKSIMVTGDNWGTARSIAKEVGIDTIFAEAKPEFKAEKVKELQASGQTVAMVGDGINDSPALVAADVGMAIGAGTDIAIEAADIVLMKSNLEDVITAIDLSRKTFTRIRLNYIWALGYNLLGIPIAAGVLFPSTGFRLPPWIAGAAMAASSVSVVCCSLLLRYYKRPKQLDSLEIGGITVE, from the exons ATGACTTGCAGCACTTGCTCCACTACTGTTGAATCCGCTTTGCAGGCTGTACCTGGCGTGCTTAAAGCTCAAGTCGCATTAGCAACTGAAGAAGCTCAAGTTCAATATGATCCGAAGATTGTGTCCCAAAGCCAGATTTTGGATACAATTGAAGACACTGGTTTTGAGGCCATACTGATTAGTTCAGGGCAAGATCTTAGTAGGGTTGAACTCAAGATTGATGGAATGAGATCTGTTAATTCTATAAAAATTGTTGAAAATTCTCTTGAAGCACTGCCAGGAGTTCAAGATATCGATATTGATCCTGAGCTCCAAAAGTTTTCTCTTTCTTACAAATCAAATATGACTGGACCTAGAAATTTCATCAAAGTCATTGAATCGACGGGATCAGGTCGGTACAAGGCAAAAATCTATCCAGAAGGGGAAGGAGGAAGAGATGCGCATAAGCGACAGGAAATCAAGCAATATTTCAGATATTTCCTCTGGAGTTTGATTTTTACAATTCCGATATTCTTAACATCCATGATTTTCATGTATATACCTGGAATTAAGCATGGTTTGAAAAGAAAAGTTGTCAATATGTTGGAGATTGGGGCGCTAATGAGGTGGATACTGGCTACTCCAGTGCAGTTCATTATCGGAAAGCGATTCTACACTGGCTCCTATAAGGCATTGAAGCATGGCTCTGCAAACATGGATGTTTTGATTGCACTAGGAACAAATGCAGCCTACTTTTATTCTGTCTACCTGGTTTTGAGAGCTGCTACATCCCCACATTTCGAGGCTACAGATTTCTTCGAGACAAGCTCAATGCTTATTTCATTTATTCTCCTCGGGAAATATTTAGAAATTTTGGCCAAGGGAAAGACTTCTGAGGCCATTGCCAAGCTTATGAACTTGGCTCCTGATACCGCCACACTATTAACCTTCGACAGTGAAGGAAACGTAGCAAACGAGGAAGAAATAGACAGCAGACTGATCCAACGGAATGATGTGATTAAGATACTCCCTGGTGCAAAGGTAGCTTCAGATGGTACTGTCATATGGGGACAAAGCCATGTAAATGAGAGTATGATTACAGGAGAAGCTCGTCCGGTGGCTAAGAGGCAGGGTGATACAGTGATTGGAGGCACTGTGAATGAGAATGGGGTGCTACATATTAAGGCAACACATGTAGGTTCAGAAAGCGCTCTTGCACAAATCGTTCGACTTGTTGAATCAGCACAGATGGCTAAAGCTCCAGTGCAGAAATTTGCTGATCGCATCTCTAAGTATTTTGTGCCAACG GTTATAGCTCTCTCTTTTTGCACTTGGCTTGCCTGGTTTTTAGCTGGCCAATATAAAAGTTATCCAAAATCTTGGATTCCGTCTTCCATGGATAGCTTCCAGCTcgcgttacagtttggcatctCTGTCATGGTCATTGCCTGTCCATGCGCTCTTGGCTTGGCAACTCCAACAGCTGTGATGGTTGGTACTGGAGTTGGTGCCACTCAAGGTGTGCTGATCAAAGGTGGCCAGGCATTAGAGAGTGCTCATAAG GTAAACTGCATTGTCTTTGACAAGACCGGGACTCTCACAATGGGCAAGCCACTGGTAGTTAACACTAAGCTTCTAAAGAATATGGTACTTCGAGAATTCTATGAGTTGATTGCTGCAGCTGAG GTAAACAGCGAGCACCCCTTGGCGAAGGCAATTGTAGAATACGCTAAGAAATTTAGAGAAGATGAAGAAAACCCTGCCTGGCCAGAAGCTCGAGACTTTGAATCAATCACTGGACATGGTGTGAAGGCCATTGTTCGTAATAAAGAGATAACTGTGGGAAACAAGAGCCTGATGTTGGATCTCAACATTAAAATTCCAATTGACGCAGAGGAAATGCTTGCAGAAGCTGAAGAAATGGCTCAAACTGGGATTCTTGTGTCCATAGATGGGGAGTTGGCTGGAGTTCTTGCCATATCAGATCCATTAAAACCTAGTGCTCGCGAAGTCATTACTATTCTTAAGTCAATGAATATCAAGAGTATTATGGTGACAGGTGATAACTGGGGAACTGCCAGGTCCATAGCCAAGGAAGTTGGGATCGACACAATTTTTGCAGAAGCCAAACCTGAGTTTAAAGCTGAAAAAGTGAAGGAACTACAG GCTTCGGGACAAACTGTGGCAATGGTTGGAGATGGAATTAATGACTCTCCAGCCCTGGTGGCTGCTGATGTAGGAATGGCAATTGGAGCTGGTACAGACATTGCTATCGAGGCAGCTGACATTGTTTTAATGAAAAGCAACCTGGAAGATGTGATCACTGCCATTGATCTTTCGAGGAAAACCTTCACTAGAATCCGCCTGAACTACATATGGGCCTTGGGTTATAATCTACTAGGAATTCCTATTGCTGCTGGAGTCCTTTTCCCTTCAACTGGATTCCGCTTGCCACCATGGATCGCGGGAGCTGCAATGGCAGCATCATCAGTCAGTGTGGTTTGTTGTTCTCTCCTGTTGAGGTACTACAAAAGGCCCAAGCAGTTAGATTCACTTGAGATTGGTGGCATAACAGTTGAGTGA
- the LOC141682424 gene encoding putative copper-transporting ATPase HMA5 isoform X1 yields the protein MASRLLSITCIRQKSHGDLSPTPHYPSMTKYPKGVSSEQEKLVQGSESKALFSVIGMTCSACAASVEKAVKRLPGIKDAAVDVLNNRAQVMFYPSFVNEETIRETIEDVGFEATLIKEENGDKSTLVCRILIKGMTCSTCSTTVESALQAVPGVLKAQVALATEEAQVQYDPKIVSQSQILDTIEDTGFEAILISSGQDLSRVELKIDGMRSVNSIKIVENSLEALPGVQDIDIDPELQKFSLSYKSNMTGPRNFIKVIESTGSGRYKAKIYPEGEGGRDAHKRQEIKQYFRYFLWSLIFTIPIFLTSMIFMYIPGIKHGLKRKVVNMLEIGALMRWILATPVQFIIGKRFYTGSYKALKHGSANMDVLIALGTNAAYFYSVYLVLRAATSPHFEATDFFETSSMLISFILLGKYLEILAKGKTSEAIAKLMNLAPDTATLLTFDSEGNVANEEEIDSRLIQRNDVIKILPGAKVASDGTVIWGQSHVNESMITGEARPVAKRQGDTVIGGTVNENGVLHIKATHVGSESALAQIVRLVESAQMAKAPVQKFADRISKYFVPTVIALSFCTWLAWFLAGQYKSYPKSWIPSSMDSFQLALQFGISVMVIACPCALGLATPTAVMVGTGVGATQGVLIKGGQALESAHKVNCIVFDKTGTLTMGKPLVVNTKLLKNMVLREFYELIAAAEVNSEHPLAKAIVEYAKKFREDEENPAWPEARDFESITGHGVKAIVRNKEITVGNKSLMLDLNIKIPIDAEEMLAEAEEMAQTGILVSIDGELAGVLAISDPLKPSAREVITILKSMNIKSIMVTGDNWGTARSIAKEVGIDTIFAEAKPEFKAEKVKELQASGQTVAMVGDGINDSPALVAADVGMAIGAGTDIAIEAADIVLMKSNLEDVITAIDLSRKTFTRIRLNYIWALGYNLLGIPIAAGVLFPSTGFRLPPWIAGAAMAASSVSVVCCSLLLRYYKRPKQLDSLEIGGITVE from the exons ATGGCGTCAAGATTATTATCGATAACATGTATTCGACAGAAGAGTCATGGAGATTTATCACCTACACCGCATTATCCGTCCATGACAAAGTATCCGAAAGGTGTTTCATCTGAACAGGAGAAGCTCGTTCAAGGATCGGAGTCGAAAGCTCTGTTTTCGGTCATTGGAATGACATGTTCCGCCTGTGCTGCCTCCGTCGAGAAGGCGGTTAAACGGCTTCCCGGTATTAAGGATGCTGCTGTTGATGTTCTTAATAATCGCGCTCAAGTCATGTTTTATCCTTCGTTTGTTAAC GAGGAGACAATCCGGGAGACCATTGAAGATGTTGGATTTGAAGCTACTTTGATAAAAGAAGAGAACGGTGATAAATCCACACTAGTATGCCGAATCCTCATCAAGGGAATGACTTGCAGCACTTGCTCCACTACTGTTGAATCCGCTTTGCAGGCTGTACCTGGCGTGCTTAAAGCTCAAGTCGCATTAGCAACTGAAGAAGCTCAAGTTCAATATGATCCGAAGATTGTGTCCCAAAGCCAGATTTTGGATACAATTGAAGACACTGGTTTTGAGGCCATACTGATTAGTTCAGGGCAAGATCTTAGTAGGGTTGAACTCAAGATTGATGGAATGAGATCTGTTAATTCTATAAAAATTGTTGAAAATTCTCTTGAAGCACTGCCAGGAGTTCAAGATATCGATATTGATCCTGAGCTCCAAAAGTTTTCTCTTTCTTACAAATCAAATATGACTGGACCTAGAAATTTCATCAAAGTCATTGAATCGACGGGATCAGGTCGGTACAAGGCAAAAATCTATCCAGAAGGGGAAGGAGGAAGAGATGCGCATAAGCGACAGGAAATCAAGCAATATTTCAGATATTTCCTCTGGAGTTTGATTTTTACAATTCCGATATTCTTAACATCCATGATTTTCATGTATATACCTGGAATTAAGCATGGTTTGAAAAGAAAAGTTGTCAATATGTTGGAGATTGGGGCGCTAATGAGGTGGATACTGGCTACTCCAGTGCAGTTCATTATCGGAAAGCGATTCTACACTGGCTCCTATAAGGCATTGAAGCATGGCTCTGCAAACATGGATGTTTTGATTGCACTAGGAACAAATGCAGCCTACTTTTATTCTGTCTACCTGGTTTTGAGAGCTGCTACATCCCCACATTTCGAGGCTACAGATTTCTTCGAGACAAGCTCAATGCTTATTTCATTTATTCTCCTCGGGAAATATTTAGAAATTTTGGCCAAGGGAAAGACTTCTGAGGCCATTGCCAAGCTTATGAACTTGGCTCCTGATACCGCCACACTATTAACCTTCGACAGTGAAGGAAACGTAGCAAACGAGGAAGAAATAGACAGCAGACTGATCCAACGGAATGATGTGATTAAGATACTCCCTGGTGCAAAGGTAGCTTCAGATGGTACTGTCATATGGGGACAAAGCCATGTAAATGAGAGTATGATTACAGGAGAAGCTCGTCCGGTGGCTAAGAGGCAGGGTGATACAGTGATTGGAGGCACTGTGAATGAGAATGGGGTGCTACATATTAAGGCAACACATGTAGGTTCAGAAAGCGCTCTTGCACAAATCGTTCGACTTGTTGAATCAGCACAGATGGCTAAAGCTCCAGTGCAGAAATTTGCTGATCGCATCTCTAAGTATTTTGTGCCAACG GTTATAGCTCTCTCTTTTTGCACTTGGCTTGCCTGGTTTTTAGCTGGCCAATATAAAAGTTATCCAAAATCTTGGATTCCGTCTTCCATGGATAGCTTCCAGCTcgcgttacagtttggcatctCTGTCATGGTCATTGCCTGTCCATGCGCTCTTGGCTTGGCAACTCCAACAGCTGTGATGGTTGGTACTGGAGTTGGTGCCACTCAAGGTGTGCTGATCAAAGGTGGCCAGGCATTAGAGAGTGCTCATAAG GTAAACTGCATTGTCTTTGACAAGACCGGGACTCTCACAATGGGCAAGCCACTGGTAGTTAACACTAAGCTTCTAAAGAATATGGTACTTCGAGAATTCTATGAGTTGATTGCTGCAGCTGAG GTAAACAGCGAGCACCCCTTGGCGAAGGCAATTGTAGAATACGCTAAGAAATTTAGAGAAGATGAAGAAAACCCTGCCTGGCCAGAAGCTCGAGACTTTGAATCAATCACTGGACATGGTGTGAAGGCCATTGTTCGTAATAAAGAGATAACTGTGGGAAACAAGAGCCTGATGTTGGATCTCAACATTAAAATTCCAATTGACGCAGAGGAAATGCTTGCAGAAGCTGAAGAAATGGCTCAAACTGGGATTCTTGTGTCCATAGATGGGGAGTTGGCTGGAGTTCTTGCCATATCAGATCCATTAAAACCTAGTGCTCGCGAAGTCATTACTATTCTTAAGTCAATGAATATCAAGAGTATTATGGTGACAGGTGATAACTGGGGAACTGCCAGGTCCATAGCCAAGGAAGTTGGGATCGACACAATTTTTGCAGAAGCCAAACCTGAGTTTAAAGCTGAAAAAGTGAAGGAACTACAG GCTTCGGGACAAACTGTGGCAATGGTTGGAGATGGAATTAATGACTCTCCAGCCCTGGTGGCTGCTGATGTAGGAATGGCAATTGGAGCTGGTACAGACATTGCTATCGAGGCAGCTGACATTGTTTTAATGAAAAGCAACCTGGAAGATGTGATCACTGCCATTGATCTTTCGAGGAAAACCTTCACTAGAATCCGCCTGAACTACATATGGGCCTTGGGTTATAATCTACTAGGAATTCCTATTGCTGCTGGAGTCCTTTTCCCTTCAACTGGATTCCGCTTGCCACCATGGATCGCGGGAGCTGCAATGGCAGCATCATCAGTCAGTGTGGTTTGTTGTTCTCTCCTGTTGAGGTACTACAAAAGGCCCAAGCAGTTAGATTCACTTGAGATTGGTGGCATAACAGTTGAGTGA